The Arachis hypogaea cultivar Tifrunner chromosome 14, arahy.Tifrunner.gnm2.J5K5, whole genome shotgun sequence DNA window atctcgtgccaagtgacgagacaaaaataaaagtctcgtgccaagtgacgagacaaaaataaaagtctcgtgaCTAAGGACGAGAcaaaaaatcaaaaagtctcctGAAGTCATTTCAAAGACTAGCAAGTGTTACtgagcaaaaagggggctaagattcaacctcctttctcttagccactgaaaaccatcagagaagaatgataaacttccatacttctattatgttatggcaataatttggcctgttattttttaatgtacataataataataataataataataataataataataataataataataataataataataataataataataaacaagtatatcacagtaaaaaaaggaagcacgtcaccaaataatttatcatccgaattatatatgaatcaaattgataatatgagagctaacactacaaaaatcgataacaaggttagagacttacaaaacctttcttaagatcatagaaaaaaaaacgtttatatttgtgtgatatataaaacaatgatcatattattattttatatatatatatatatatgagcaaaaaaagtccaactgttttaaagtaaaattttcttttaatatttgattaaatgttcttgtatttagtatatttttttacacttcctcttagttaaaaatataattattataaatttttagttattattgctaggggtgtttacagatgggatatggctgaaatttcgatccaatccccactaaactcattagatcaaattcgatattcgcagtttttatgtttggatcatgatgtgtaattgacgataggataacattgaatcacttttacaaacgttagggatacaaataggacgatttaaacgttagggacacaaataagatttaccccaaacgttagggacaaaaacgatactttactcttgaaggttgtggtaggcttagagaaggggggttgaatctatgttttccttttagttGCTGTTGTTACCCTTTTTAAAcagatttgcaattctgattctgttttaacttagcagcggaaatttatgagacaatttatttttgtctcatgaatatcagaaaacagaacacagcagagaagagaaaagctaacaccagcatgtatcctggttcggttgccttgtgctatgcaacctacatccagtctcctccacaactatggaagaatttcactatagttaacagtattacatacaccaataacacaggattgacccaatcctttcacactcaagttctaacctaacttgacattggctatgctaatacctaactattcactcttagtgctaacccaactaagaaagggatacctcacaggtacaagatacaagacataaacatacctaaagaaatctgaaaataactctaggcttttctctcaagtgtttcactcagcctttttccactcatggcttttacttaaGCTTTCTCACACTGCCTTTTCTCACTAGAAATTACAGaatgataaacattgaaaagtacattacaatcagtaaaacatgaaggagattgacttcatcagcagcctctttgctatgtgcaaaaccagattcgcaaacctcagcttgagttcttcagtattggccgaatgcttctttgaaagaaagcattatccaagtagatgaactccttaacagaacactgttctcacactctggttttctctccttagtttctgaatgaacagcaaacctctttttatctccttgcatgttgttgggttcttcttccaaggtcaacaccttgagccttgagcttcaccaacccacagatttACTTTTTCTCTTTAATCCTCAGATTAGAAACTTTCCTTCTGACTTCCTcaccttgaccgaaagccataatacagcaaccatagaaatcttccaaaggtcaacttgatctgagcccttgaaaaccaacttggtccccaagtatcacttgtgaccgtagatgtgaaacagaatagggcagagaccaactttcccttgaatgccattttcggatatagcagagagttgggaagaagggatgaagatttgatgcatgcaagatgagatggattacctttcttaagcttgatttagcttgggatttctgttttagcttctgtgcttcaagcttcaactctctctctattgcttctttggttattggcttatggaggaagctttttctctctttctctttcttacttttctgaactcttgatttgacttgattagagaggagaggaacgttgctttggttggaGCAAGATGGAGGGAATTGTTTGCTGAAACAAAATTGGGCTTGGATCGGGTAGAGATATGCTTGGctcattttaatttcttaagCTTGCTTCCTTTTGGGCTTTGCTTGATTTACCAGCCCACCAACCTTGTTTTGTTTCTCATTCCATTTGGACTGTAATTCacattttggcctgcaacatataataaataattagcaacatatacttattaattaaaccactctaattatttattttgccaaaaataatgtttgtcatcactaattaatttagttaatttcttaactcaacaactcttttttttgtttacttttgtaaacatatttacttctatctgattagagtgtggatccgattcgatccaatccgatcatcttacagatcagatcatatcctcaaattacagatcagatacggataaatactgtggatttatatggatatgatctaatctacgaacacccctaactactactataggttcattgttgcaaaagaatgcttcttttattataaaccatTATTAGATCTCAATTACCATCAAAACAACTTAATTGTCAACAAAGAGATAATACTTATTCGACTGGTTCGACCGGAAAACTAGTGAACCGGACTAGGTTTACTCCTTGGACCGTTTAAGGAATAAAACCGATGTGAACCGGTGCAAACCGGTCTAACCGAACTGGTCtacttgaaaaaatttttaaaatgtctccacaaggtctcgaaccaagaaccttggagcaaaagCAACCTTTACTTGCCACTTAGCCATTACACTTCTAagtattatatttgacaaatgctaattatatagtatacataaatatctaatttaattaaatttttgtttttctatttttaaaattaattatattttaattatataccattattaatataaatataaatttttctaaaaatttattaatttacttgatctattttattgctagtattgtgattaaggttatttgttttgatgttagtgttaaaatctattgatattatagttagatgataggttttatgaattaattattttttattgtgtcaaaataagatactattgtagtattaaaattttatgatttttttatattagttatttttagaagttgagacttgattcttcataaaatgttagtgaagctatgtatttcaaattttaattttaagtttttaactattttatattttatatttacgtgagaccggttttatcggttcaaccagtgatttatcggttgaaccaataaaccagtaaaccagtagcttgaccggttcgatcactggttcggttctaacaactacgtttcaatctaatttcaaaaatttcgatttactcaatttagtctcccaacttaatagttatgactcacattggttcctaatcttatttttgtcactgtctcacaaaatcgttaacgacatgctgagatggactaacgactattacattatacattctagcgactgtttgatgtgacaattgaaattttttttaccttttttttttcaactaaacacttaaaaccctaatatgagtcacgtacctaagttaaaaaatcaaactaagtaaattgaaactttaaaaatcagattaaagctcgaatataactttaaaataaaactttaacttatgtagtgattaatttaaatgagaatcaaataaatcaaaattcaacataatttttatcaatttcaaattcaaaatttctataccaaaattaactaggttttttctttaaattaaaaatttaatgaaataatgactttaattatcttaaccaatgtcctaattaattacttttatgtcttaaaaaaacggtatatatgaaaaaaataattaatttgtctattttaataaatagttattttactaaaatgaaagaaactatttttttagaattttttaagaactaattaatattatatatattttgttacactacatttagttataaaaattttatttatttctaatatttatattaaaaaaaatttaaattagtgaatcttaatatataatataataataataatatagtaattattttatatattgtacgaatataaattaattatttttttatttataaaaattttaagagcttgtttttatatatatattgatgaatgtgatatattttttatgtaaataatctttttaaaaaaatctaatagttaatttattaccttttttgttttagtccaaattaaatattttttattgtttctggaaagaaaatctttttaggaatttaataatatgtgatgaggaataccgaataaattatacagaaaccaattaaaacacaatatagaaacatctttaaaaaaagacgttttagacatctttatctgagtggcctccAATTAATTAtacttgaatttttattttttaattatacatttGCATCTTTATAGTTAGAAATACTagtattttatttgatattttatttttatactttttaaatttataatttattataaatttttttatgaattatataacATTATTCTTTATTGTTAAAGACATGCACTcgttaaatttatcaaaaataataatgattagcatattaaaatataattatttaactttaaaaatattatttttttaaaaaatatttgttaagtgattatactttatatatttttaccacataattaattatacatatattattaataaaaaataatttaaataatatatattatatatattaaaattttgattataaataaataagactAATTTGTATAAcatgaataatttttaaaaatttttaaaaaataaaaatttattcagTGTTTAATTTAAgattcattaaaaattaatttaaatatttgttctttgatttttaataattttttatattaaacatTTAAACGTCTTATCAAATGTCCTTGACATATTTATTAGAAAgatattttgtaaaattattttgttgcatcgatgataataaaatttaataatattatctttctttattaaatgttaaaaattattCGTGAACCAGAccttataaaaaaagaaaaaaaaaatcaggatTAACTAATTATTAGACTCACTTGTAACATTTAGACTATTTGAAAAGATGTAATATACACGTTTTGGACAGatatggatttgaaaattataaatttcaaaatgatAGAAGAATTTACACAcatgtaaaataattatttttcatgtgagatatttaattactttataaaaataaataaatagtaagaCATTTCTAATCTAGAGAGTTATTTATAGTAATAACATTAACTGATTTTGTTCAAAGTGAGATTATTGAAGACATGCTTAATAAGAGAGTTTATGATTATATtactgaaaataaattaaatttagagcatattataaatattttgagAGAGGATTGACAATTTATTTTCTGTCTTTAAAATTCGGGATATCATCTGCTTTATTGAGAGCGGTGCTCAAGTTCAAATCTTTAATGAGTAATATAAATTAGGATTAAGTACTTATTTCGTTCTTAAGATatggggtgaaaatcaaattcatctcgaacctttttttgttattaaaatcatcttcaACGCTGAGaaacgctttaaaatcatcctcCCCTCTATAAACATTTTTGCCCTTTTAGTTGTTACCGATAGTTGAACTTTTaatgaataatttttatttatttatttatttattttcataactGGTTGGAGAGGGTTGAGATTAAATCAAAATCTCACCCCCAACCAATGTAATAGAGCAGCAGCTTCGAGGATTCTTGAAGCTAGGTGAAGCCATGGCTGCCGAGAGCTTACAGTCGTCTCGGAGTCGGTCGTCTGCGCAGAAGAGGGGGCTTCTCTGTGGACATGGTGAGAGACCCGTGCCAAGAATTTCGGAAACGAAGAACAATCTTGGGCGACGACTTTGGGGCTGTGTCTACTATGAGAttcgttttttaaatttttgttcgtGATTGATGACAATGTTTTGTTTGTTCTGGGTACTGACTTTGGTGGGATGTTGTAGACTAAAGAAGAGTGTGAGTTCTTCCGATGGACAGACCCAGAAACAGAGGCTGAAGATCCGCAGATTGCAAGGATGAAGAGGAAAGTTGCGGCCCTGAAAGCAAAAGTGAAGGACATTGAGTGGAAGTTCAAGGTTGCTGCAGTGTTGGGCACGGTTGGATGGGTTGGTTTATTTTTCTTCTAGTCGCAGATTTGGTTGAATCAGAGGTAGGGGCTACCTTGTGTGATGCCACTGAAGTATGCTTGATGAAATTAGTGGAGAATATAGGGTTCTTTTTGGATGTGTTTGAGTgaatgagttttgtaaattgagtTGTATTGTGATGTGTTTGAATGAATCTGTAAATGGACAGAGTGTGTGTTAATGAGTTTGGTTTAGGGTGTTGGTGACTAATTATGTGAGTGAACTGCTGTCCTTGTAATTTGATAAGAAATTGGAAAGGAAAATGTATCTGTTAGTCTGGAATTGATAATGAAGAATTGTGTTAATCAACTTTATGTATATGAACTGACATTAAATAGAACCACAAGCACATCTGGCAGAACACAACTATGTCAAATTCATTAATAAGCATAGAAAGATAACAATAAAATGTAGAAATTTCAGTCACCATCAATTCCATTACATGAACCCTGAGTAAAATATTATCTAGTTAAAGGGAAACAACAACAAAAGATGGATACCTTTGACATCCAGAAACCTAGAGCAACTCTGTTGCTATCTAAGAAACATGAAGCATAAACCCTGTTAGGTAAGTTTCAGACCAAAAAAAGTGTCACAAATATTGGATTTACTCAATTTAGCAATACATTAATAACATCACACAactgaaattttcaaaaacatctaAAGTTTTTCCTGAGCTCTTGGTGGAAGTTTTGCCATGAGCCTCAACTTTATTGGAGATACATAAAGTTGAATTATGTGACTGAAGGAGACAGTCCTGACTGGATGCATCCTTCTCCTTTGGTGTAGGTGGTGGCTGTGTGGAACTTTTAATGGACTTCATCTTGGACCTTTGGTGGAGAGTACCTGCTGGTGGTGTGTTGGGCCTAGGTGATGGTGGTTTAGGTTTGGACCTAGAATGGGTTAACTTGGCTTAATTTAAGTAAAATATAATACACTCCAAAATACTCATCTAAATCTAAAATTATAATAACCATATGCACACTTAATAAATTGAACAtctgatatatctattatttatattgtttaatatttttattgtctacctataattttttaataatttaatataatacaattttagtatcaacttttatatagtataaataatatataaatagggTATATTATAGTGTCTATATATAATtacttaatttattaaaaaaaaataaaaattaatatttaatttaaaaatataaaaataaataatttttaaatatttaaaatttaccaCAAACAATAAGTTTGATAATTTCCACACTAAATTTATAGACTCAGAGAATTTGCCTAGATGGATagataaatatagatatataaggGAGTTGAAAATTTGGAGTTGTTGGGTGGTTTGGTCGGGAGTTGAGAAAGAGCAGAGGAAGTGAAAGAGCTCAAGCCTCAAATCTAAAAGAATCTACACAGTAAACATCACCGTCTCTTCCTTCACTCTTTAACTGTGTGTGGTAAATGTTAATTGTTCCGGTGCGGTGACGAATTTCCCGATTTCCTTTGCGTGTGAGAAAAGAAACACAAAAACCACAAGCTCAGGAAGACTTTCTATTTCTCCGTGTGTGTGTGAGGATGTGGCGGGGGAGGTGTCATCCTGCTCAGGCCGTcttgtttgtgtttgtgtttgtgattGCCGTGGCAGCGGCTGCCGACGATGTTAAACGTGATGACGTCAGGGCTCCCAAGTCTCAATCCTGCGATAATCCCTTCCAGCTGGTAATCACCAATCAATCCTTTCTCATTCTTCCCTCTTTCAATTGGATCTGCCTCCCAAACACGAGAACTAATCTTTTACCCTTCTCTTCTCAATCCCTGCAGGTGAAGGTGAAGAACTGGGTTGATGGCGAGGAAGGTCGGGTCTACAATGGAGTTACAGCTAGATTTGGCTCTTCGCTGCCTGAGAGCGCTGAAAATAGTGATCCAGCCCCCGCCATTCTCCCTTATCCTATCGACTGCTGTTCTGCTTCCACTTCCAAGGTTTCTTCCCTTCTACTCCTTTTCTGTTTCTCCCTAGCTTGCCTTCATCAGATTTCTGGTTTTCTGCTTACTAATCAATTACCCAGTTAATAGTTACACTTGGAAACACaatgatattatattatattataacttTATATAAGTTGAGTTAAGAaaatgatttgatataattacaaGTGTCCTGGTTTTACCTCTTGATGTTTTTGTCACAAGTGTACCGACTGCTGAGTGgcgcattttcattttgtagttATCTGGTTCGGTTGCTCTCTGTGTGCGTGGTGGTTGTGACTTCACCACTAAAGCTGCATTTGTGCAGTCGGGAGGTGCTACTGCCATGTTGGTGATAAATGATGCCGAAGgttcattttcttgcttttgttttGTTCATACAGGGTTTCCCAGATCACATTGTCTGATTGTCATACATATCTTTAGGCTTGTGGCTTCTCCACTCATTTACACCAATTATTGGCTTATTCTCTGTTTTTTCACATCTGTTAGATCTCTTTGAGATGGTCTGCTCCAATAGCACCGAGGTAAGCATCTCAATCCCAGTTGTCATGATAACAAAGTCAGCGGGAGAAGCTCTCAACAAATCCTTGACTTCTGGAAGCCGAGGTCAGGCCTTCAATTGTTAGAATTTAAAACTTTCTattcattatatatttgtatttgaGCAAGATTTTTGTGTTGAACATTGAAATATACTTCTAAGATGGTTTTCCAGGTTGAAATTTCATATGGATGTGACTGAAACACTTGCACAAGCCATGAGAGAAAGTAGGCTAAGTCACGTTGAAAATGGTGGTTAGGTTCATGATAGTTGTTTAATACAAAGCCTAGGACATTTTCTGGTTTACTATTATGTTCTTTATGCAGTTAGAAAAGTGACATTATGTCTTTGAAGCTGATGTTAAAAGACCTAGTTTCCCTTATTTACATGGATAGTAGCCTGATTATGATCTAAATTTACTAGACCATAGATATTCATAATTAATAGGATTAGTGGTGTTCAAAACAAGTATATATAGTGACATGACACAATTGTAGGAGTGTAGGACCACCATGTGTTGTTTTGATGGTAATACACAGCCGTAAATTGATGAATCTACATAGGTCTATCTTAGATGTCTTGTTTATTTTCTACATGGCTTACACTACAGATGTTTAATTCTAAGTTGTTTATTGCAGTGGAAATTCTGTTATATGCTCCCCCTCGCCCACTTGTAGACTTCTCAGTCACATTTTTGTGGTTGATGTCTGTTGGCACAATTGTATGTGGTTCACTTTGGTCAGACCTAACTGCTCCTAATCAGTCTGATGAACGCTATAATGAATTGTGTCCCAAGGTTTTTCCTTGTAACCTTCTGCCTTAAAGTATCCTGTGTACATAAATGTGTTTTCTGATGTCTTAAGCAAGCATTTCTCATTATGTGAGCCTGAGAACATGCTTTCATTGAGGGAAAGTACCTACTATTCAAACAATTCTGAGATATTATACGTATAATCACTGACGGATCTTAGCACGTTTACTGGTCTACATCTCCCTATATTTTGTTGACTTCCATTGCTATAGTGATTGGTCACTCCAGTACTTATCACAGTGGAACATAGGAACATGGTTTCTTCCTTTCATTATGCTCATTGGTGAATTTATTTCATTATGCTCATTGATGCATTTATTTCAGTTTATTTGTAACACCTCTTCAAATTTATTTACTTGCagatataattttcttttattttgctagGAATCTTCAAATGGTGAAACAGCAAAAGCTGATTCTGATAAGGAAATTGTGAACATCGATACAAAGGGTGCTATCATTTTTGTCATAACAGCATCAACTTTTCTTGTGCTGTTATTCTTCTTCATGTCATCTTGGTTTATCTGGGTGCTGATTGTATTTTTCTGTATTGGTGGCATTGAGGTAATGTAGCTAACTGACAAAAGATCATAGTCTGTGTTGTGCATGAAGTGAGTACTGGTTCCCTGTCCTTGTTGATGTCACAAAGATTAAATTTGTTATCcatatataaactaaaatattgaCAGTTTCACATATGCTACTCGAATTATACTATGTATCTTTTTTGGATTCATACACAAGGTATACTTAGAAAGGAATTCCAGAGGAAAATGTCCGAGAGAAGTTCTTTAGTAGCACAAGTATCAGGACCACTGTTTTCAACAACGTAAACATTCAAAAGGTTTGAATTTCCTCTGTGCATTAATTAAAGTTTGGTTTATTTTTCAGGGGATGCACAGTTGTATTGTAAGCCTCTCTTTAAGGTACAATCAATGTATTTTTCCCTCCTTTTCCAGttagaaaggaaaataaattttctttctgtttgatgTGTGTTCTgttaatttctctctctctctctctctctctctctctctctcaaactgTGAGCAGAAAATGTCAAAGTTGCGGTCAGAAGACAGTGAATTTACCTCTGTTTGGGGAGGTCTCTATTTTCTCACTTGTAGTGTTATTATTTTCTGTGGCATTTGCGATTTTCTGGGCTGCTACTCGACAGCAATCATATTCATGGATTGGCCAAGATATTCTTGTAAGTTCTAGCTACTAGTACCTGCAAAATGGGTCTTTCTATTATCATTGCAGTTTCTGAATTCTTTTAAATggctagtaattttttttttgaattattggttcaatttttttttaatcctgTAGTTGTTGCTGGTTACCATTAAACTTTTATTCCTTGTCCTAAACCATTTCTCCCTAAAGTTTAAGTTGTTAGGTTAAAAGATATGAATGCTTTTTATGTTCAACACCATCTCATGCAGGAGCCCTTTGTGCTAAAACCATGAAGAATGCCAAAGTTTATCCTACCTCGTGTAAATTGTGCTGAAAGTTCATCTTTCGATAAGATATGGGATAATTAGGATGAGCTCTAGACCAATTGGTCATATAGGTTCTATAACATATCATTAACCAACACTTTCAGAATTACACTGTTAGTTGAATATACATCAgtgttattttctttatttttttttataattttaatatctaaaaactcTCAACATTGTTGACTAGTTGAGCATTTAGCTGGTCCTAAGCTTGTaatattttaccaaattttcctGTTTGGTAGTTATCCTTTTTAATATCTCTCaagtttattattttcaaattattaagTCATGCATGTTTATACAGTTTTACTTATCAGCCAAATGCCAAATTTGGAATCTTGGTTCCATAGTGTGGGTTTTCTGAAGCATTGCAGGGCATGCTGTTTTCTCAGTTATGTTTGTTACCATTAACCGATGATAAGTTGTTTGATTGATATTTCACTATGTCTTGTAGCTTGAAACATTGTTTTATTATGTAGGGCATCTGCTTGATGATAACAGTCTTGCAGTTGGCTAGACTACCTAATATTAAGGTATCTGAATGGATTTCTTGTCTAAAATAAGTCAGTAAttattccattattcactttgTTCTGTATCTGTATGACAATTCTAATAGTAAATTCTCTTTTGGATCTAATGTACAATAGGTTGCAACTGTACTCTTATGTTGTGCGTTTGTCTATGACGTCTTTTGGGTGTTCATATCTCCATTGATATTCCATGAGAGTGTTATGATAACGGTATGTATTAGATTTTGGAATCACACAATCACAATTCACTTGGTTGGATTGTCTAAGAGCAGTTTTTTCTCtgccatgatttttcttttttattaaaaaagaaagaaaaacgatTAAGGTGTCTTGTAGTTTTGTGATACTTATGGACTTTCTTTTGTAGGTTGCTCGAGGTGACGGGGCTGGTGGGGAAGCGATTCCAATGCTTTTGAGATTTCCTCGTCTTGTTGATCCCTGGGGTGGTTATGACATGATTGGATTTGGAGATATTCTCTTTCCTGGTTTGCTTGCTTCCTTTGCCCATAGGTACTGCTGTAATCAGCTTCTATAAATGCAAGATTATCCAAATTGAAAATGTATAGCATAGGCAtagttttgaacataaagatgcTTGTTTTCCTAcccaaaaaatgaaagaaaataacaatGCATATTTGTAATGATTTTAGGATTACATCACTATATAGTTTTCCTGATCCTTATTACATTTGACTTGATTGTTTTATCCGGAAACTCAATGATTTGTTGGCAGACTACACTTTTCTTTCTAACAAGATGATAGACGGTTTGTTTTAACACATTTCTTCTGTATTTTGGGTGTCTTAGATTTGACAAAGATAAGAAGAAGGGAGCATTAAGTGGATATTTTCTTTGGTTGATAATTGGCTATGGCGTGGGTAAGTTAAATTACACCATGTTTGTATTGATAAGTCATAACTCTTTAATTTTCACCCATTTGCTGAAACTTTGGCCCAAATTGAATTGTTGTTAGTTATCATGTACATTCGATGTCAAATATTTCTAGGCACTATTTAAAACTATAATCGTATTAGTTATTTATACTCACAATGCAGATTTTGTGCGACTGTTATTTTAGTTcttgacagaggagagttttcGTGTTTCAGGCCTCATATTCACATATTTGGGGCTTTATCTGATGAACGGACATGGACAGCCAGCACTTCTCTACCTCGTTCCCTGTACATTAGGTAAACTAGCTTTGGCTAAAAATAGATGTGAAGCGTTTGTTATCTTTCAAGTATAAGTATTGTGTCTCAACTCTGAGCTATTGCCTAATTGATCAACAGGTGTGACCATTGTATTGGGATATGTAAGAGGTGAGCTAAGGGGCCTTTGGAATTATGGGACAGACTTATCGTCTTCCTTAGAGCCTTCTGAGGTTTAAGATGTATCGCACACTGTTGAATGGGGCCTTTGGAATTATGGGACAGA harbors:
- the LOC112798305 gene encoding signal peptide peptidase-like 3, which gives rise to MWRGRCHPAQAVLFVFVFVIAVAAAADDVKRDDVRAPKSQSCDNPFQLVKVKNWVDGEEGRVYNGVTARFGSSLPESAENSDPAPAILPYPIDCCSASTSKLSGSVALCVRGGCDFTTKAAFVQSGGATAMLVINDAEDLFEMVCSNSTEVSISIPVVMITKSAGEALNKSLTSGSRVEILLYAPPRPLVDFSVTFLWLMSVGTIVCGSLWSDLTAPNQSDERYNELCPKESSNGETAKADSDKEIVNIDTKGAIIFVITASTFLVLLFFFMSSWFIWVLIVFFCIGGIEGMHSCIVSLSLRKCQSCGQKTVNLPLFGEVSIFSLVVLLFSVAFAIFWAATRQQSYSWIGQDILGICLMITVLQLARLPNIKVATVLLCCAFVYDVFWVFISPLIFHESVMITVARGDGAGGEAIPMLLRFPRLVDPWGGYDMIGFGDILFPGLLASFAHRFDKDKKKGALSGYFLWLIIGYGVGLIFTYLGLYLMNGHGQPALLYLVPCTLGVTIVLGYVRGELRGLWNYGTDLSSSLEPSEV